Proteins from one Penicillium digitatum chromosome 2, complete sequence genomic window:
- a CDS encoding ATPase, F0/V0 complex, subunit C — translation MADSELAPKFAPFFSFAGIAAAMIFGSAGAAYGTAKSGIGIAGVGTYRADLIMKSLIPVVMSGIIAVYGLVIAVLIAQAVGPTTNMSLYTGFMHLAAGMSVGLTGVAAGYTIGVVGDAGVRAYMQQSRVYVGMILILIFGEVLGLYGLIVGLILNSKS, via the exons ATGGCAGACAGTGAGCTTGCGCCCAAGTTCGCTCCGTTCTTCTCCTTC GCTGGAATTGCCGCTGCA ATGATCTTCGGGT CGGCAGGAGCGGCTTATGGCACAGCAAAGTCTGGCATTGGAATTGCAGGTGTGGGGACCTATAGGGCTGATCTCATCATGAAG TCCCTCATTCCCGTTGTTATGTCCGGTATCATTGCGGTTTATGGTCTCGTTATCGCTGTGCTCATTGCGCAAGCAGTGGGCCCAACAACCAATATGAGCTTGTACAC AGGCTTCATGCATCTTGCCGCTGGGATGTCAGTTGGTCTCACGGGTGTGGCTGCTGGTTATACAATTGGAGTTGTGGGCGATGCA GGTGTTCGAGCGTACATGCAGCAGTCTCGGGTCTACGTGGGAATGATTCTTATCCTGATTTTCGGCGAAGTTCTTGGGCTTTATGG CTTGATTGTTGGTTTAATCCTAAACTCGAAGTCTTGA